TATAAGGTAAAACATAATGCTTTAGACGCATTACttattattctgaaaaaatatgttgatcAAACTTTACCAAAATGTGCTAGGACTTGCTTAAAACCCCAAGGAATACCAAAGTAAGGATTGTTCATCCTGGAAGTTATTGCCATTTTGGAATTGCTTCTGGGTTGATAGAAGTATTACCATTAGAAGTTAATCAATTggaggaattaaaaaataaaacaattcgcTTAAAAGTTTCAACTGATGGTTTGCCATTATCGAGCAGTAGTAATAGTCAGTTATGGCCAATCATGGGATGTATTGCAGAAAGCTCAAGAGTGTTCATAATTGGGGTTTATCATGGTCATTCCAAACCAAATGATTCTAATGATTTTCTACATGATTTTGTTGTAGAAATTACTGAATTAATAGATTATGGTTTTACGTTTAATGATACAttgtataacgttatattatactgcattatTTGCGATGCGCCGGCCAAAAGCTTTATTACAAAAACCAAAGGTCATACTGGGTACAACAGCTGCACTAAATGTTTCCAAAATGGGGAATACTTAATTGTTCGTATATGCTTCCCGAAtgtcaaaaattatacattaaggACCGATGATAGATTTATAAACCaagaatattttgattatcATAATGGAATACCACTTATAAACAAAATTCCCAATTTTAAACCTATTTCTCATATACCTCTTGAGTATATGCATTTGGTATGCATAGGAGTAATGAAGAAAGTTGTGGGTTTCTGGTTAAGTGGGAAACCGGCTTCAAATGTGGTTTGTCTTTCatctaataaaattacattgctAACAAAAAATTTGTTGGGCATAAAAAGTTTCACCACAAAAGATTTTGCTAGACGTCCTCAAGGAGTTGAATTTTTAAAGAGATGGAAAGCAACTGAGTTACGCCAGCTACTATTATATACTGCACCTGTTGTGTTGTACAATGTCTTGCATCCCCAAGTTTACTCTCATATATTAACCCTTCATGTTGCATTAAGAATTATTAGTAGTCAACATTTACTTGATGTTTATGCAGATTATGCACATGAACTTCTAGAACATTTTGTAGACACTTTCAAAGTTTTGTATGGGAAACCATTCGTATCCCATAATATCCGTGGTTTATTGCATATAGTAAATGACGTTAAATTACTGGGGCCTGTTGATAGTTACAGTGCTTTTCAGTTTGAAAACTGCCTTAGAATCTTAAAAATGCAGCTAAGAAAATCAGAACAGTCTATACAACAAATTCATAGAAGATATAGTGAGAAATCTATTGTGAAACTATCTACACTCAAAGAACAagatatattttctgaaaatcatGTTGATGGACCAATAAGTAGCACATCTGACATAAATAGGCAgtttaaaaaagcaaaaattaataattgcattatttccGTAAAAAGTCCTGATAATGTTTGTATGATTAATAACACTATTGTAGAAgttcataattatgtatttgataattatcTCAAAACCATGGTGATTTTAGGAAAaccttatttaaataaagtgaATTTGTATGAAGTGCCTTGTCAGTCCTCTTTATTAAACTGTTATATTGTAACATGTCTAGCTCAAAATATTTCAGCTTGGCCTATATCTGATCTGCAATATAAGTGTATGACTTTACCATGGAATTATAATGGCAATAATGGTTTTGCAGTGTTTCCCATTTTACACAGTGattgtacacaataaaataattattgaaagaaaaaaatatatatataacataataatattacaacaggTATTAACCTAGTATAATTGTAAATAGTTGcacatatacatgtataaataataaaataataatattacaaaggtataatattacacatatcatgtagttattgaattttatttatttttgttgcatataaaatgtttagattacCTTACTTTCAATAATGGATAACATAACTCATCAATGGAGTGTTGTTGAATATGATGATGAGACCATTCAAATTGTTCCCAAGTGTTGGGTAACCATTGATGATGATGGAAATATGGCTTGTTACTGGCCAccgtatagttttttttcaagcAACAGGCATTACATCTCGgcagtcaaaaaaaaatatggtagcTAAACCAAAATGGCTTAAATATGGGGCAACAATTTTAGGAACTTATGGTATATTAATtagaactatatatatatatgtatactttgttttaaatgtatgaatttgtttaatacaatttaataaaatcaaaattagataattttgACAAAGGCATGAAGAAACTGAAGAAAGCAGAAAACCGTGATGTACCATTAACAACTGATGTCGAAAAAGATAAAGTGAACAGAAAACTACGCCACAAAAGAGCTTATACTTCATCTGATGACTCAACCGATGAAAAATATAcatcaatcataataaaaattaaacctatacctaaaCCAACGGATCAGCAAATGTACATACAAACATCATCTTCAACGTTAAAATCGGATAAATCTCAATTTTTGGgtaaattcttataatagtgAAAACTGTCTAAAGCGGACCCTGAATAAAACGGAAAACTATCCAATACGGAATTTTTCTATGGTCCCGGCACGTACCTATAGTTTTACGTAGACGCTCAACCTCAATAAAATGGAACCTTCAAAACGCGGAAACGGAACGATTTTGTAAGTCCCATGCAAGTAAAAACCTTGCATAAACCGGAAAAATGACACGCGCGTGTCaaacctaaaccaaaaataaggtataaaatatagatatgcCGATATGCGTATTgcgtatgtacaatgtacatcgtTAAATAGTGATGGATAAAGAagataaaattgttcatatgtacattatatgtacatacaatGCATATTATCGCATCTTAAACGATATGAAATGTCTTCTTTGTAACTGTGAAGCAGTCTTACACCAACAGTCGTACgtacacttttaaatttattttatcttccgttcatcgtattaaatattaaaatgccaaAATATAAGTGTCtttcattaaatgaaaaatatcaacTGATCGATATGAGTACAAAAGGACATTCAGTAagacaattacaaaatatatttaattgtggaAAAACTCAGGTTTACGATActcttaaaaatcaaaatagaaTTAAAGAAGAATGGTTAAAaggtaatttcatatttttatttattttaacaatgtttatataatgtacataatatgtacgagTGTGtacgtaatttaaaaacgtaaatataaattattttatattttttgtaggaAACGGTAAAATGATAAAAGCAATGAAGCATAatgataatgaaattattaacaacGAAATTCGGGATTGGTTTGTAGCTGTACGAGCTAAAAATATTCCTGTTTCGGGACCAATAATACAAGAAAAGGCCCGTGAAATTGCAGTATGACATGGTAATCATTCATTTAAAGCTTCCAACGGTTGGTtatctagttttaaaaatagatataatatcgCGTGGAATCGAGTTTGTGGTGAGTCGAATGATGTAAATATTGATAGTGTAAATGAGTGGAAATCGAAAATATCTGAATACGTAAAAGATTATGATGCatgtaatatttacaattgtGATGAAACTGGACTTTTTTTTCGTGCGATtccaaataaaacattaaaacttaaAGGGGAGCAATGCAAAGGTGGAAAGTTATCTAAAGAAAGATTAACGGTGTTACTATGTGGAAATATGGTCGGAGATATGGAAAAGCCTCTAGTGATAGGAAAATCAGTTAAACCAAGATGTTTTAAAAACCTAGATGTTTCAAAATTACCCGTCATTTGGTGTGCTAATAAAAAAGCTTGGATGGCCGGATCGATAATGGAAAACTGGCTTATTCAGTTTAATAATCGTTTGATAagagaaaatagaaaaataattttattcttggataATGCGTCTTCCCATCCAAaacttattttatcaaatttaaaacttgcTTGGTTCCCACCAAATACAACATCTTTAACTCAGCCTATGGACCAAGGTATAATTTATTGCGTTAAAATATATGACCGTCGTTTTCTCATGCAGTCTTTGATTGCAAATATTGATCAAATAAATAGTACTtcagaaatttcaaaaaaaataacagttctCGATGCAATACAGTGGTTAGATGGCGCTGTAAAATTATTGAAGCGAGAAACGATTAAAGCATGTTTCACTAAAGCTGGTTTTACCTATGATGATACAAATGGTACAcatgaaatagaaaaaatgaaCGAACACATCAAAGAAAACATAAGTGAAATGAACTTAACCGtagatgaaaataatgtaaatgattttttgataattgataCAAATTTGGTAACGGAGAGTCAAGAAATGCATTCACAAAATGATTGTGAAAGTAATTCATCTGGCGACGAAGAAGAAGTAATGCATGATGAAGtaacaacaattaatacatacaaagaagcattaattcaaataaaaaatctacattGGTTTGCTATTGATCAACAAGATGAGGTACCTATGTGTTTTCCtactgtatttaatattaaattaatttatgcagAAACAATTAGAGTATAATAGAGAATATTAATtagaacttaatatttaattaaagcaaatgaaaaaatgtaacatttgtcatattataatttaataatttaatctttatcatattattttataatttgtaacagAATTTCAAGAAAAAGTATTGAAGAATTTAGCTTTTATTAAACTAACTCTAAAACGTCTAGATGAAAAAATTAGCAGTGTCTGTTCATCACAGCCTGCAGATGATATTGATGATGAAGGAATTGAAGacatttttaacgattttcCACTTTCCgaagaaatacatttaattagtttggaagaaaagctaaaaaaagacatgatttacaaaaaaaaattggtaaatatgttaattactatgataaatgtgtgtataaataattaagttgtaggtagtacctacaataagttctaactattatactaatatatgatattacaattttaaagtgaaaaaaagtatttaaatacacgaAAACTGacaagtaatttattgtatttcaaatacttattgaattaatattatatttgtttgtgtttaaatacaatttttaaagtattttttacaagactggtaTGTTGTTCTAGTTCAATGCTGTTTGTAAAATAGGAGGAATTAAAACTGACgatgtaacaaaattaatattaagaaaactCTTCACCGACAAATTTGCTGCATCATATAACTGGACTGGAGCCAAAGGAAAAAAACCATCGTCAAGTTTATTGTTGTCCAAGATAATTATTGGTAAGATATAGTTCTACTGATGCTTAATTGTTTTTATGGTTcatattgtttaatacaatcattcaattatttttatacagatgCTGTATTCAAAAACGTCAGATTCAAAAGAGTCTGATGTTATTCATTCTATTAAGAACTGGATGAGACATGCTGAAGCTAGATACAAAAACAAGTATAAACATCAGATATGATGAATATTTTCAgagtatttcttaaatattttataattatttcagctTACTCAAACAAAAAGATGATGCAGCAAATGATTTAGTGATTTAGTAGATAATTAATCatacacttttataatttttaattatttatcttgtatacctagatattttataaaaaattgttttttaagtaatttaagacAATGTAATAGtaaacaaaactaatttttttttatttgtataggtattaatagtTTCAAACTGATGTTAATTCCAAAGActgaaatacatttatattgtgtttatattttataattttatgaaaaggATCATTTCAAAGACTGAAATATAgtgattgtttattttataatatgatatatatatggTGCTATTCAAAAACtgaatattagtaatattgttttttatattataataagtacctaaatgttcaagatatatatatgaaagaatgtgacttaaaaaataaatcaataatatgttGAACTTGTTGTTATTCATTAAaacagtaatttaataaatataatctttatttgttattgtattcttatataatactttaaaaaataactcaaattatCATCCAATGgacatataaataagtaaaaaaaaaaataacctatgGTTATCCATTAGATAACATATAACATTTCATggttaatttaaacaaataactaaTGGATATTGAAATCGCATATCCAAAAATGCCAAAAAAACGGACATTTGGATATCTGATAGATGTCCATACGAacgtcataaatattt
The nucleotide sequence above comes from Acyrthosiphon pisum isolate AL4f unplaced genomic scaffold, pea_aphid_22Mar2018_4r6ur Scaffold_20700;HRSCAF=21879, whole genome shotgun sequence. Encoded proteins:
- the LOC103308368 gene encoding tigger transposable element-derived protein 6-like, whose translation is MSTKGHSVRQLQNIFNCGKTQVYDTLKNQNRIKEEWLKGNGKMIKAMKHNDNEIINNEIRDWFVAVRAKNIPVSGPIIQEKAREIASNDVNIDSVNEWKSKISEYVKDYDACNIYNCDETGLFFRAIPNKTLKLKGEQCKGGKLSKERLTVLLCGNMVGDMEKPLVIGKSVKPRCFKNLDVSKLPVIWCANKKAWMAGSIMENWLIQFNNRLIRENRKIILFLDNASSHPKLILSNLKLAWFPPNTTSLTQPMDQGIIYCVKIYDRRFLMQSLIANIDQINSTSEISKKITVLDAIQWLDGAVKLLKRETIKACFTKAGFTYDDTNGTHEIEKMNEHIKENISEMNLTVDENNVNDFLIIDTNLVTESQEMHSQNDCESNSSGDEEEVMHDEMLYSKTSDSKESDVIHSIKNWMRHAEARYKNNLLKQKDDAANDLVI